Within the Thermanaeromonas toyohensis ToBE genome, the region TATGTGATCGAATTACTATACTACGCGATGGGAAATGGATAGCTACGCGGGATATCAAGGATGTTACTCCCGAAGAAGTAATCAAGTTAATGGTGGGGCGGGATATTAAGGAGCGTTTTCCTCGGAGATTAGCACCTAAATTTAGCGGCCAAGTAGCGTTGGAAGTAAAAGGGCTTAATCGAAAAGGTAAATTACATGATATTAACTTGCGGGTCCGCTATGGGGAGATACTTGGCATAGCTGGACTAGTAGGGGCAGGCAGGACCGAGCTAGCCAGAGCTATTATGGGTCTTTACCCCAAGGATAGCGGGGAAATATTCTTGGACGGGAGGAAAGTTAATATAAGCTTCCCGTGGGAAGCTATAAGGCTGGGGCTGGCTTATGTTCCTGAAGATAGAAAAGGCCAGGGCCTTCTTTTAAACTCCAGCATAAAGGAGAATATTTCCCTTACCCAACTGGACCATATTTCCCGCTGGGGCTTCATTGATCGGAAAGCAGAGATTAAGGCCTGTGAAGAAGCCATGGTCAAATTCCGGATTAAGGGGAGGGACTGCCGGCAAAAAGTTAAAAACTTAAGCGGTGGTAATCAGCAGAAAGTGGTTTTGGCCAAATGGCTGGCTTCTAGGCCTAAAGTCCTTATTTTAGATGAACCTACCCGGGGAATAGATGTGGGCGCCAAGGCTGAGATTTATGAACTTATCCAAGCTCTAGCGGCTGAGGGCGTGGCTATTATCATGATCTCTTCTGACCTGCCAGAAATATTGGGTATGTCTGACCGCATTATCGTTGTCCATGAGGGAAGGGTGGTAGGCGAATTCCTGCGGGGAGAGGTGACGGAAGAGAAAATAATGGGTTGTGCTGTAGGAGGAAAGTTGATATGAGGTATAAGGCCGAAAACAGATTGGAACTTATATATTCTTTAGGTCCGTTTTTTAGTTTGTTAGGGCTGACGGTCATTCTTTCTTTGCTTTCTGATCGTTTCTTGACTGTTAATAATCTTTTTAACGTGGCCAGGCAAGTTTCCGTAGACAGCATAGTTGCTTGCGGTATGACTTTTGTAATCCTTACAGGGGGTATTGACCTTTCTGTAGGCTCTGTTTTGGCTTTAACTGGGAGCCTTGTGGCGGGGTTGATGACTCAAGGCTTCTCTATTTCCGTGGCTATAGCTACGGGTCTTATCTTAGGTATGGTCCTAGGATACTTCAACGGCTTGATAGTAACCCGAGGTAAGGTGGCCCCTTTTATTGCCACACTGGTCATGATGACCATGGCCCGGGGTTTGACCCTAGTTTACACCGACGGCCGCCCGATTACAGGCTTGCCCCGCGAATTTTTGCAGATAGGAGGTGGGTATTTAGGTCCTGTACCCCTCCCGGTCATCATCATGTTGAGCGTATTTCTGTTATCCCATATTGTGCTAACCCAAACCAAATTTGGCCGCTATGTGTATGCTATAGGTAGCAATGAAGAAGCCGCTAGATTTTCGGGAATTGATACCAGCCGGTACAAAAATCTAGTGTATTTAATAAGCGGAGCCCTCGCTGCCTTAAGCGGGATAATTTTAACCTCTCGCCTAAATTCGGCCCAGCCCACTGCAGGTTTGGGCCTAGAGCTCGATGCCATTGCCGCCGTTGTCTTAGGAGGGACAAGCTTAGCGGGAGGCCAGGGAGGGATCCCGGGGACTTTAATTGGAGCTCTAATAATAGGAATTCTTAATAACGGATTAAACTTGCTCAATGTATCTTCCTTTTATCAGCAAGTGGTTAAAGGAGCTGTAATCCTTTTAGCTGTATTGGGTGACCAAGGCAGAAAAAAAAGAGAGGGGTGATGCTGATGTTAGATTAACTTTTGCTTTAAAGCTTGCGATAATCTGACTACCCTAAAGCGGAATTTAAAAGGAGGTTAGAATTAAAAATGAAAAGGGCGAAATTCTTTACCTTGATAGTTGTTATTATTATGGCGACTCTAAGTTTGCTTGTGGGATGCGGCCAGAAGGCCCCTGAGCAAGCTAAAAAGGCGGAAACAGGAGGAGCTTCGAAGGCAACTATTGGGCTAGCTATTTCTACTCTAAACAATCCTTTCTTTGTCGATTTGAGGGACGGCGCCCAGCAGGCTGCTAGTCTTCTAGGGGTAGATCTAATCGTAGTTGATGGTCAGAACGATTCCTCCAAGCAGCTCTCTAGCGTGGAAGATTTGATTACCAAGAAGGTTAAAGTGTTGTTGATAAATCCTACGGACAGTAATGCTATAGTTCCCGCCATTGAGGCTGCCAACAAAGCTGGAATACCGGTTATAACGGTAGATAGGGCTGCAGCGGGAGGCCAGGTAGCTTCACATATTGCTTCGGATAATGTACAAGGCGGCAAGATGGCAGCTAAGTTTCTTATTGACAAGCTAGGTGGCAAGGGCCTAGTAGTAGAGCTAGAAGGTATCCCTGGCACTTCAGCGGCCCGCGATCGGGGTAAAGGATTTGAAGAAGAGATAAGCAAAGCTAAAGATATGAAGATTATAGCCAAGCAGACAGCCGACTTTGACCGGGCCAAAGGTATGCAGGTAATGGAGAATATTTTACAGGCTCAACCTAAAATAGATGCCGTATTTGCTCAGAATGACGAGATGGCTTTGGGTGCTATAGAAGCCATCAAAGGAGCCAAGCGGGAGAATATTATAGTGGTAGGCTTTGATGGTACCAAAGATGCTCTAGAGGCTATAAAAGCAGGAACTATGACGGCTACCATAGCCCAAAAACCTAAGGATATGGGCCGGATCGCTGTGGAAACAGCAGTGAAAATAATAAAAGGCGAGAAAGTAGAATCTTTTATCCCTGTGCCACTAGAGCTCATAACTAAAAAATAGGTAATAAGAACATTGGACCGGGGCTGTAATCCTGCCTTAATTCATTGGCAGGATTACAGC harbors:
- a CDS encoding sugar ABC transporter ATP-binding protein is translated as MPEVILKVEDVSKSFPGVRALEKVSLVVERGEIHALVGENGAGKSTLIKILSGIYQPDEGRIWLEGKEIALKDPRQAQNLGIVTIHQEFNLVPHLTVAENIFLGHEQTRTFLGFIHWQELRSRATTLLDQLGVKINPTRLVQHLSVAEQQMVEIAKALSLQARILIMDEPTATLTGEESTKLFNIIRAIKEKGVSIIYVSHRLEEIFAICDRITILRDGKWIATRDIKDVTPEEVIKLMVGRDIKERFPRRLAPKFSGQVALEVKGLNRKGKLHDINLRVRYGEILGIAGLVGAGRTELARAIMGLYPKDSGEIFLDGRKVNISFPWEAIRLGLAYVPEDRKGQGLLLNSSIKENISLTQLDHISRWGFIDRKAEIKACEEAMVKFRIKGRDCRQKVKNLSGGNQQKVVLAKWLASRPKVLILDEPTRGIDVGAKAEIYELIQALAAEGVAIIMISSDLPEILGMSDRIIVVHEGRVVGEFLRGEVTEEKIMGCAVGGKLI
- a CDS encoding ABC transporter permease, with product MRYKAENRLELIYSLGPFFSLLGLTVILSLLSDRFLTVNNLFNVARQVSVDSIVACGMTFVILTGGIDLSVGSVLALTGSLVAGLMTQGFSISVAIATGLILGMVLGYFNGLIVTRGKVAPFIATLVMMTMARGLTLVYTDGRPITGLPREFLQIGGGYLGPVPLPVIIMLSVFLLSHIVLTQTKFGRYVYAIGSNEEAARFSGIDTSRYKNLVYLISGALAALSGIILTSRLNSAQPTAGLGLELDAIAAVVLGGTSLAGGQGGIPGTLIGALIIGILNNGLNLLNVSSFYQQVVKGAVILLAVLGDQGRKKREG
- the rbsB gene encoding ribose ABC transporter substrate-binding protein RbsB, yielding MKRAKFFTLIVVIIMATLSLLVGCGQKAPEQAKKAETGGASKATIGLAISTLNNPFFVDLRDGAQQAASLLGVDLIVVDGQNDSSKQLSSVEDLITKKVKVLLINPTDSNAIVPAIEAANKAGIPVITVDRAAAGGQVASHIASDNVQGGKMAAKFLIDKLGGKGLVVELEGIPGTSAARDRGKGFEEEISKAKDMKIIAKQTADFDRAKGMQVMENILQAQPKIDAVFAQNDEMALGAIEAIKGAKRENIIVVGFDGTKDALEAIKAGTMTATIAQKPKDMGRIAVETAVKIIKGEKVESFIPVPLELITKK